The Oryza glaberrima chromosome 5, OglaRS2, whole genome shotgun sequence DNA segment TTTAAGCCCAATATAGAGTAAATAACTTTTAATTTAAGCTAATTTTATTTCTGCCGGACATCGCAATTACAAAAGGAGCTCTTCCCATTTATGTGTGGCATATACTACTACTCCATATAGCTTATTGACTTtgacatatgaaaaaaaagctGAGCGCTGATTGTGCTTTGGATCAAAAgcaattttaaactttaaacatTGATTTTTAACAACATATCtatatttttcagcattttttTCCCTAGAAATCATGTAATTGTGCTATTCAAGGAAAGTAAAAGAGCAcctaaaattaataaaaaaacaaaatttaaaacatttaaaTTAGCTTTAGGTTACAATTATAGCACAATCAAGCGCAGCCCAAGAGTATATATAACCCTGCTTGATAATGATGGACCCGGGGATTTGACCCAATTATCAGCACCCCCACCTAATTAAGCTACTTTCCACGAGAAGAACCACTCACTAAGCACGATTAATGCTAGAAGCTTCCATTCCAAGCTCCAATCGGTCGTTGACATGACAAGACTcaccactaattaattaatgacacACCTGGTTAGATTTTTGAACACCCATCTGGTCAACCCCACGTAAaactaaccaaaaaaaaaaaaattcaaacccCAATTTTTGACTTTTCAAATGTCAACCCCCACGATTCCATTCTTTTATTCAACGCTCCCCCTATATATACATCTTCGCACCAACAAATCCTCAAATCTTGTGGAAAAGAAATCGAAGAGAGAGCGCCTCTTCCGCGACCTCGCTTCTAGTCCAGAAGCTTCTAGAATATTCTAGATCGTGGTTAGTGCATCCATGGGCAACGGCATGTCTCCGTGCCTGTGCTCCCCGCCCGTgcacggcgaggaggcggcggcggcggcggcgaggctggtgTTCTGGGGCGGGGCGGCGAGCCAGCTGGTGGCgtccgcggcgacgacggccggcgacgtcaTGGCGGAGCTCCCCGGCCACCTCGTCTGCGCCGGCGACTCGTTCTTCATCGGCCTCCCGATCCCGGCGCtgccggccggcgaggagctGGCGGCGGGGCGGACGTACTTCGTGCTCCCCGCCGCGCGGTTCTCGTGCCAGCAGGCGCTCACCGCCGCGTCGCTcgcgtcgctgtcgccgtcccCGGCCGCAAAGGTgtccctcgccggcggcgcgtcgtcgccgttcgAGTACGTGACGGGCGACGACGGCATGGCGCTCATCAGGGTCCTCCCGGAGTTCATCGAGAGGGCGATCACCTGCGTGGCCCGcgtcgcgggcggcggcaaggcgggcggcgaggcggcggccgacgaccaGCTGTGCAGCACGCCGGAACTGAGGAAGCACTACATGCAGCTGGTGGgcgcgcggcagcagcggccGTGGTCGCCGGGGCTCGAGACGATATCGGAGGccgagaagcggcggcggcggcggtcgccggtgAGGCTGGTCGCGCTGGCGAAGGCGGCGTCAAGATAGCATTGGCGGCCGCGCCAAAAAAGAGTTCGGATTTGTGCATAGATACGGATGGAGACAAGTATACGGATTTGATTTAGTTCTAGCTCATTTTGAAGACAGTCAAATTAGATGAAAATTTG contains these protein-coding regions:
- the LOC127774899 gene encoding uncharacterized protein LOC127774899, with amino-acid sequence MGNGMSPCLCSPPVHGEEAAAAAARLVFWGGAASQLVASAATTAGDVMAELPGHLVCAGDSFFIGLPIPALPAGEELAAGRTYFVLPAARFSCQQALTAASLASLSPSPAAKVSLAGGASSPFEYVTGDDGMALIRVLPEFIERAITCVARVAGGGKAGGEAAADDQLCSTPELRKHYMQLVGARQQRPWSPGLETISEAEKRRRRRSPVRLVALAKAASR